A section of the Sphingomonas sp. LT1P40 genome encodes:
- the pbpC gene encoding penicillin-binding protein 1C, which yields MLRWRIWTRTRRLWASIEAPTHRAWWTGPRIVVATVLAFAGVYAAIDYATLPPRLPGHAATVAGWKPSEAWLYDRNGRLLDSSRVDFAARRLGWVTPDKIAPDAVEALVAAEDRRFRDHDGIDWWSVAGSIRDRVQGKRARGASTLSMQVAAYLAPELAAPGSRGLFDKFRQMRAGAALERVWSKDDILEAYLNLAGFRGEAQGIGAAALGLFGKTPDALTRDDGYLLAALLPNPSAGAPEVARRACALLRNTASRNSDCARFAGAAASMLGPARSLALDPGLAPHLANRLLTEPGARVTTTIDTGIQQVAIRALRRQLLGLGGTRARDGAVVVADNQTGEILAWVGGIGGESTAPSVDGAASYRQAGSTLKPFLYAQAIEKGYLTPASILDDSPVQLDTASGLYVPQNYDRAFKGPVSARAALAGSLNVPAVRTLVLTGVEAFRDRLWDTGYRGLTEDGEYYGFSLALGSAEVTLVEQVAAFRSLVLGGRFAPLTVRKGEKAQPARVTTTPQAAWLVSDMIADPNARASTFGMDSALRLPFWAAVKTGTSKGMRDNWCIGFSDRYTVGVWIGNLEGDPMRAVSGTSGAAPVWRDVMMALHTGRPGRQPVRPEGIEQRAIVFGGGIEQPRREFFLRGTAMNRVAAAPAGSRRPRIVSPLSGSVYALDPDIPIERQRMAISVTGEVTGHRLVLDGRDLGAADARPMVLAGPGSHKLRLVDLGGRVVDQVMFTVR from the coding sequence ATGCTGCGTTGGCGCATCTGGACTCGCACGCGGCGGCTGTGGGCAAGCATTGAGGCTCCCACGCATCGCGCATGGTGGACCGGGCCGCGTATCGTCGTTGCAACGGTATTGGCCTTCGCCGGGGTCTATGCCGCGATCGACTATGCCACCCTGCCTCCGCGCCTGCCCGGTCATGCCGCCACCGTCGCTGGGTGGAAGCCGTCCGAGGCATGGCTGTACGACCGCAATGGGCGGTTGCTCGATTCGTCGCGGGTGGATTTTGCGGCGCGGCGGCTGGGCTGGGTGACACCCGACAAGATCGCGCCCGATGCGGTCGAGGCACTGGTGGCGGCGGAGGACCGGCGCTTTCGGGACCATGACGGGATCGACTGGTGGTCGGTCGCCGGATCGATCCGCGACCGGGTGCAGGGCAAGCGCGCGCGCGGAGCGTCGACGCTGTCGATGCAGGTCGCGGCGTATCTGGCACCCGAGCTTGCGGCACCGGGGTCGCGCGGGCTGTTCGACAAGTTTCGGCAGATGCGGGCGGGCGCGGCGCTGGAGCGGGTGTGGTCGAAGGACGATATCCTGGAGGCCTATCTCAACCTGGCCGGGTTTCGTGGGGAGGCGCAGGGGATCGGCGCGGCGGCTTTGGGGCTGTTTGGCAAGACGCCCGACGCGCTGACGCGGGATGACGGCTATTTGCTGGCGGCGCTGTTGCCGAACCCCTCGGCGGGCGCGCCCGAAGTCGCGCGGCGGGCCTGTGCCCTCCTTCGTAATACGGCGTCCCGGAACTCGGACTGCGCGCGCTTTGCCGGAGCGGCGGCGTCGATGTTGGGTCCGGCGCGCAGCCTTGCGCTCGACCCCGGTCTCGCACCTCATCTGGCCAACCGGTTGCTGACCGAGCCGGGTGCGCGGGTGACGACGACGATCGATACGGGCATTCAGCAGGTGGCGATCCGGGCGCTCAGACGGCAGCTACTGGGGCTGGGCGGGACGCGCGCGCGGGATGGCGCGGTGGTGGTGGCGGACAACCAGACCGGGGAGATCCTGGCGTGGGTCGGCGGGATTGGCGGCGAGTCCACGGCACCGTCGGTGGATGGCGCTGCGAGTTATCGGCAGGCCGGATCGACGCTGAAACCATTCCTGTACGCGCAGGCGATCGAGAAGGGGTATCTGACCCCCGCCTCGATCCTCGACGATTCGCCGGTTCAGCTGGACACCGCATCCGGCCTGTACGTGCCGCAAAATTACGACCGTGCGTTCAAGGGGCCGGTGAGCGCGCGGGCGGCGCTGGCGGGATCGCTGAACGTCCCCGCCGTGCGAACCCTGGTGCTGACGGGGGTCGAGGCGTTTCGGGACCGGCTGTGGGACACCGGCTATCGCGGGCTGACCGAGGACGGTGAGTATTACGGATTCAGTCTGGCCTTGGGGTCGGCGGAGGTGACGTTGGTCGAACAGGTCGCAGCATTTCGCAGCTTGGTGCTGGGCGGGCGTTTTGCGCCGCTTACGGTGCGGAAAGGTGAGAAGGCGCAACCTGCGCGCGTCACCACCACGCCGCAGGCGGCATGGCTGGTGAGCGACATGATCGCCGATCCCAATGCCCGCGCCAGCACGTTTGGGATGGATTCGGCGCTGCGCCTGCCATTTTGGGCGGCGGTGAAGACGGGGACGTCAAAGGGGATGCGCGACAATTGGTGCATCGGCTTCAGCGACCGCTACACGGTGGGCGTGTGGATCGGCAATCTGGAGGGCGATCCGATGCGCGCCGTATCCGGCACCAGCGGTGCGGCGCCGGTGTGGCGCGACGTGATGATGGCGCTGCACACCGGGCGACCCGGTCGCCAGCCCGTGCGGCCCGAGGGAATCGAGCAACGCGCGATTGTCTTTGGCGGTGGCATCGAGCAGCCACGGCGCGAGTTCTTCCTGCGCGGCACGGCGATGAACCGTGTCGCGGCGGCACCCGCAGGGTCGCGCCGCCCGCGTATCGTCAGCCCGCTGTCGGGCAGCGTCTATGCGCTCGACCCCGACATCCCGATCGAGCGGCAACGCATGGCGATTTCGGTGACCGGGGAAGTGACCGGGCATCGGCTGGTGCTGGATGGCCGCGATCTGGGCGCGGCGGACGCGAGACCGATGGTGCTGGCGGGGCCGGGATCGCATAAATTGCGATTGGTCGATCTGGGCGGGCGGGTGGTCGATCAGGTGATGTTCACAGTGCGTTAG
- a CDS encoding outer membrane protein assembly factor BamE, producing MVSARVLRVAVSGPILIGLLLGAGACAPLRGYQGYVVDSDLVNSVQPGVDNRESVLATLGKPTLTSQFNQGEWYYVGRQTRNYAFNDPKAREQTTLRIRFDAAGNVTDVNRTGAEQIASISPSGKKTPTLGRERGFFEDLFGNIGTVGAPGTGPGPSDGP from the coding sequence ATGGTTTCCGCCCGTGTACTTCGTGTTGCCGTGTCCGGCCCCATATTGATTGGGCTCTTGCTGGGCGCGGGCGCATGCGCGCCGCTGCGCGGCTATCAGGGCTATGTCGTCGATTCCGATCTGGTGAACTCGGTGCAGCCCGGCGTGGACAACCGCGAATCGGTGCTGGCGACGTTGGGCAAGCCGACGCTGACCAGCCAGTTCAACCAGGGCGAATGGTATTATGTCGGGCGCCAGACCCGCAACTATGCCTTTAACGATCCCAAGGCGCGCGAACAGACGACGCTGCGCATCCGCTTCGACGCCGCCGGCAACGTCACCGACGTGAACCGGACCGGGGCGGAGCAGATCGCATCGATCAGCCCGTCAGGCAAGAAAACGCCGACGCTGGGCCGGGAACGCGGCTTCTTTGAGGATCTGTTCGGCAATATCGGCACCGTCGGCGCGCCGGGGACCGGGCCGGGGCCGAGCGACGGCCCCTGA
- a CDS encoding hemerythrin domain-containing protein: MATDRIFEDLIADHDRQRDLLDRIAETSGDSEERRELFEELRLELQAHAAAEEESLYATMLANPDLRDEARHSVSEHKEVDDMLGELVEMEFSSSGWLTRFKTMKHRYLHHIDEEEEEMFPAASKGLSEETKKKLAAIFEKRKPKELARAEDELPGDARE; the protein is encoded by the coding sequence ATGGCCACCGACCGCATTTTCGAGGATTTGATCGCCGACCATGATCGTCAGCGCGACCTGCTCGACCGCATCGCCGAGACCAGTGGCGATAGCGAGGAACGGCGCGAGCTGTTCGAGGAACTGCGCCTCGAACTTCAGGCGCATGCCGCCGCCGAGGAAGAATCGCTCTACGCGACGATGCTCGCCAACCCCGATTTGCGCGACGAAGCGCGGCATTCGGTGTCGGAGCACAAGGAAGTCGACGACATGCTTGGCGAGCTGGTCGAGATGGAATTCTCGTCGAGCGGCTGGCTGACCCGCTTCAAGACGATGAAACACCGCTATCTCCATCATATCGACGAAGAGGAGGAGGAGATGTTTCCCGCCGCGTCGAAGGGTCTGTCGGAGGAGACCAAGAAAAAGCTCGCCGCGATCTTCGAGAAGCGCAAGCCCAAGGAACTGGCGCGGGCTGAGGATGAACTACCCGGCGATGCCCGCGAGTAA
- a CDS encoding RcnB family protein: MKNKLMFAALIAAVAMPAMAAAPASAQSQREVRRDRQDLREERGELRRAQRTGDRRDIREERRDVREARRDVRDSVQDRNRRWGNDDWRGYRTQNRRVYSRGNWRAPFRYNGFSAGVRIAPQYYGSRYYINDPWRYRLPAAGYNQRWVRHYDDMLLVDTRRGRVIRVIRNFFW; the protein is encoded by the coding sequence ATGAAGAATAAGCTCATGTTCGCCGCACTGATCGCCGCCGTCGCTATGCCCGCAATGGCAGCCGCACCGGCCAGCGCGCAGAGCCAGCGCGAAGTGCGTCGTGACCGTCAGGACCTGCGTGAGGAACGCGGCGAGCTGCGCCGTGCCCAGCGTACCGGTGATCGTCGTGACATCCGCGAAGAGCGCCGTGACGTGCGGGAAGCTCGCCGCGACGTGCGCGATTCGGTCCAAGACCGTAACCGCCGCTGGGGCAATGACGACTGGCGCGGCTATCGCACCCAGAATCGCCGCGTCTATTCGCGTGGCAACTGGCGTGCGCCGTTCCGCTATAACGGCTTCAGCGCGGGCGTGCGGATTGCCCCGCAATATTATGGCAGCCGTTATTACATCAACGACCCGTGGCGCTATCGCCTGCCAGCGGCCGGCTATAACCAGCGCTGGGTGCGTCACTATGACGACATGCTGCTGGTCGACACCCGCCGCGGTCGGGTGATCCGCGTGATCCGGAACTTCTTCTGGTAA
- a CDS encoding ubiquinol-cytochrome C chaperone family protein, which yields MTMGLWQRLTGRKAENPALALYQAVVAHGRAPHWYEAGGVPDTINGRFDMIATVLAIVLLRMEAEQEAAAASAQLAECFIDDMDGQLRQSGVGDVVVGKRMGKMMGLVGGRLGAYRDGLASEGFEDALLRNLYRGEHPGEAALAHSAGELRALHTALAGVPLDALLAGRLPG from the coding sequence ATGACAATGGGATTGTGGCAACGGCTGACCGGACGCAAGGCGGAAAATCCCGCTCTGGCGCTGTATCAGGCCGTGGTGGCGCACGGACGCGCGCCGCATTGGTATGAAGCGGGCGGCGTGCCGGATACGATCAACGGCCGATTCGACATGATCGCAACCGTGCTGGCGATCGTGCTGTTGCGGATGGAGGCCGAGCAGGAAGCGGCGGCGGCATCGGCGCAATTGGCCGAATGCTTCATCGACGATATGGACGGCCAGCTGCGCCAGAGCGGCGTCGGCGATGTCGTTGTCGGCAAGCGGATGGGCAAGATGATGGGTCTGGTCGGCGGACGGCTGGGTGCGTACCGCGACGGGCTTGCGAGCGAGGGGTTTGAGGATGCGTTGCTGCGCAACCTGTATCGCGGCGAACATCCCGGTGAGGCGGCTCTGGCGCATAGTGCCGGGGAATTGCGGGCGCTGCATACGGCGCTGGCCGGGGTGCCGTTGGACGCGCTGCTGGCCGGGCGACTGCCCGGATGA
- a CDS encoding UdgX family uracil-DNA binding protein (This protein belongs to the uracil DNA glycosylase superfamily, members of which act in excision repair of DNA. However, it belongs more specifically to UdgX branch, whose founding member was found to bind uracil in DNA (where it does not belong), without cleaving it, appears to promote DNA repair by a pathway involving RecA, rather than base excision.) yields the protein MRVVALTAEDDFDGWRDAARALAAARVPPADVTWQVGDAPTDLFGDEAVLTSGGSALRVPRRFVELAREAILHSDPQRFALLYTLLARIAADPHAIDDSADPLVQRLERMTKAVRRDIHKMRAFVRFRELTDDDAQRFVAWFEPEHHIARINARFFVDRFNSMNWSILTPDISLHWDGKTLSEGPGATKEDAPQDDPAEAIWKTYYAAIFNPARLKTGAMLKEMPRKYWKNMPETALVPGLIAGARAREIAMVEAARTAPGGNSEAAWAALRDEAATCTRCHLFKHATQTVFGEGPVDAPLMLVGEQPGDQEDLAGHPFVGPAGQVLDRALAEAGIDRSAAYLTNAVKHFKFEPRGKRRIHSKPDAGEITACRWWIEQERLLVRPKVTVALGATAARSLLGRAVTISKERGHPLTLPDGGEAWITVHPSYLLRLPDEARKAEEYGVFVADLRAAAARL from the coding sequence ATGCGGGTTGTCGCGCTCACTGCAGAGGATGATTTCGACGGCTGGCGCGATGCGGCGCGCGCGCTGGCGGCTGCGCGCGTACCACCGGCGGATGTGACATGGCAGGTCGGTGACGCCCCCACCGACCTGTTCGGCGACGAAGCCGTGCTGACCAGCGGGGGTTCGGCACTTCGCGTGCCACGCCGCTTCGTCGAACTTGCGCGGGAGGCGATCCTGCACAGCGACCCGCAGCGGTTCGCATTGCTCTACACGCTGCTCGCGCGTATCGCCGCCGACCCGCACGCGATCGACGACAGCGCCGATCCGCTGGTCCAGCGGCTCGAACGCATGACGAAAGCGGTTCGCCGCGACATCCACAAGATGCGCGCTTTCGTGCGCTTTCGTGAGCTGACCGACGATGATGCCCAGCGCTTCGTCGCGTGGTTCGAGCCCGAACATCATATCGCGCGCATCAATGCGCGCTTCTTCGTCGATCGCTTCAACTCGATGAACTGGTCGATCCTGACGCCCGACATTTCATTGCACTGGGATGGCAAGACGCTGAGCGAGGGGCCGGGCGCAACCAAGGAAGACGCGCCGCAGGACGATCCGGCGGAGGCGATCTGGAAAACCTATTACGCCGCGATCTTCAACCCCGCACGGCTCAAGACCGGCGCGATGCTGAAGGAAATGCCGCGCAAATACTGGAAGAACATGCCCGAAACCGCGCTGGTACCGGGCCTGATCGCAGGGGCCAGAGCACGGGAAATCGCCATGGTCGAAGCCGCTCGCACCGCTCCGGGCGGCAACAGCGAAGCCGCGTGGGCGGCGTTGCGCGACGAGGCCGCGACCTGCACCCGTTGCCACCTGTTCAAACACGCGACGCAAACCGTGTTCGGTGAGGGGCCGGTCGATGCCCCGCTCATGCTGGTGGGCGAGCAGCCGGGCGATCAGGAGGATCTGGCCGGGCACCCATTCGTCGGTCCCGCCGGACAAGTGCTGGACCGCGCACTGGCGGAGGCGGGGATCGACCGCAGCGCCGCGTACCTGACCAACGCGGTCAAGCATTTCAAGTTCGAGCCGCGCGGCAAACGCCGCATCCATTCCAAGCCCGATGCGGGCGAGATCACCGCGTGCCGCTGGTGGATCGAACAGGAGCGGTTGCTCGTGCGCCCAAAGGTGACGGTGGCGCTGGGCGCGACGGCGGCGCGATCGCTGCTGGGTCGGGCCGTCACCATATCGAAGGAACGCGGCCATCCCCTTACGCTGCCCGATGGCGGCGAGGCCTGGATCACCGTCCATCCGAGCTACCTGCTGCGTCTGCCCGACGAAGCCCGCAAGGCCGAGGAATATGGGGTGTTCGTTGCCGATCTTCGCGCGGCGGCGGCGCGGCTTTGA
- a CDS encoding YceD family protein, with product MTPEFSRPHRLDAIGAGDRSVAVDADEGERKALARRFGLIAIDRLHASGTIRQDATGIVMRGHLSGAVVQACSISGDPVPAIVEEDFSIRFVPEAGAGEDEVELTADDCDTVFFAGSAIDVGEAVAETLALALDPFPRGPTADTALRDAGVLSEEDTGPFAALAALKKKLK from the coding sequence ATGACCCCGGAATTTTCGCGCCCGCACCGGCTCGACGCGATCGGCGCGGGGGATCGCTCAGTCGCGGTCGATGCGGATGAGGGAGAGCGCAAGGCGCTGGCCCGCCGTTTCGGGCTGATTGCGATCGACCGGCTGCACGCCAGCGGGACGATACGACAGGATGCCACGGGCATCGTCATGCGTGGCCATCTGTCCGGCGCGGTGGTGCAGGCGTGCAGCATCAGCGGCGACCCGGTCCCCGCCATTGTCGAGGAGGATTTCTCGATCCGCTTCGTGCCCGAAGCGGGCGCGGGCGAGGACGAGGTCGAGCTGACCGCAGACGATTGCGACACGGTGTTCTTTGCGGGCAGTGCGATCGACGTCGGCGAAGCCGTGGCGGAGACGCTGGCACTGGCGCTCGATCCCTTCCCGCGCGGCCCCACCGCCGACACGGCGCTGCGCGATGCCGGGGTGCTGAGCGAGGAAGATACGGGGCCGTTCGCGGCGCTGGCCGCGCTCAAGAAAAAGCTCAAATAA
- a CDS encoding putative DNA modification/repair radical SAM protein — protein sequence MAQIDLREKLATLADAAKYDASCSSSGTAKRKSSGGKGLGSTEGMGICHAYAPDGRCISLLKILLTNSCIFDCHYCINRKSSNVRRARFTAPEVVKLTLDFYRRNYIEGLFLSSGIISSSNYTMEQIVEVARSLREDHDFRGYIHLKTIPDADPELIHQAGLYADRLSINVELPTVAGLTRLAPEKSATRIEGAMKSLKTSIDDSGDAKKKYRSAPKFAPAGQSTQMIVGADSATDRDIVGRAAGLYGRFNLRRVYYSAFSPIPDASAVLPLQRPPLMREHRLYQSDWLMRFYDYSPQEVADAADTATGMMPLDIDPKLAWALKHRASFPVDVNRAPRESLLRIPGLGVKAVNRILAARRWRRLTLADIGRLTVSITKMRPFLIASDWRPLALTDRADLRTLLAPKREQLELFAA from the coding sequence ATGGCCCAGATCGACCTCCGCGAAAAGCTCGCGACTCTCGCCGATGCGGCAAAATACGATGCGAGCTGTTCGTCCTCCGGCACCGCCAAACGCAAATCGTCGGGCGGCAAGGGACTGGGATCGACAGAGGGCATGGGCATCTGCCACGCCTACGCGCCCGATGGCCGTTGCATCAGCCTGCTCAAAATCCTGCTGACCAACAGCTGCATTTTCGACTGCCATTATTGCATCAACCGCAAAAGCTCGAACGTCCGCCGCGCGCGCTTCACCGCGCCCGAAGTCGTCAAGCTCACGCTCGATTTCTACCGGCGCAATTATATCGAGGGGCTGTTCCTCTCGTCCGGCATCATCAGTTCATCCAATTACACGATGGAGCAGATCGTCGAGGTCGCGCGCAGCTTGCGCGAAGATCATGATTTCCGCGGCTATATCCATCTCAAGACGATACCGGACGCCGATCCGGAACTGATTCATCAGGCCGGGCTGTATGCCGACCGCCTGTCGATCAACGTGGAATTGCCCACCGTCGCCGGCCTCACCCGCCTCGCCCCCGAAAAATCCGCCACGCGGATCGAGGGTGCGATGAAGTCGCTCAAGACCAGTATCGACGACAGCGGCGATGCGAAGAAGAAATACCGCTCGGCCCCCAAATTCGCGCCTGCCGGCCAGTCCACCCAAATGATTGTCGGCGCGGATTCGGCGACCGACCGCGATATCGTCGGGCGCGCCGCCGGGCTTTATGGTCGCTTCAACCTGCGCCGCGTCTATTATTCCGCGTTCAGCCCGATCCCCGACGCCAGCGCCGTGCTCCCGCTCCAGCGCCCGCCGCTGATGCGCGAACACCGGCTCTACCAATCCGACTGGTTGATGCGCTTCTACGATTATTCGCCACAGGAGGTTGCCGACGCCGCCGATACCGCCACCGGCATGATGCCACTCGACATCGACCCGAAACTCGCTTGGGCGCTCAAACACCGCGCCAGTTTCCCTGTCGACGTGAACCGTGCGCCGCGCGAATCGCTGCTCCGCATACCGGGGCTGGGGGTAAAGGCGGTCAATCGCATCCTCGCCGCGCGTCGCTGGCGAAGGCTAACGCTGGCCGATATCGGACGGCTGACAGTGTCGATCACCAAGATGCGGCCGTTTCTGATCGCATCCGACTGGCGCCCCCTCGCGCTGACGGATCGCGCTGACCTGCGCACCCTGCTGGCCCCCAAACGCGAGCAACTCGAACTGTTCGCTGCGTGA